From Pleuronectes platessa chromosome 17, fPlePla1.1, whole genome shotgun sequence, one genomic window encodes:
- the si:dkey-206f10.1 gene encoding adenylate cyclase type 8 — protein MVTFTETSQVSPMGLCEPPCLTASLSPGLRRKKLLWQNAVKHIIIQQELSAQVGVEPAQKISVTDAYMEEINRQIRNKGSRGVTKRRSSTFRVHPSQPRGSTCPRSSLGGCDYGSDADFFVHWGRTIHGVYIPSLRHTFKSRDLEKLYQQHSSHQRRNSLAITNVIDAVAKLHVLVLYLALAPEDLIDSVRGCLTGLFMMFAIALCIVVLTCKDSLSPRWLHYAGLASWLSQTTQVLGGLVYGLEKDSSWYVLFTLFATYTLLPLPLLWAMCAGSLTSVLYLLVEIVHYYNDAMLLRKVFAKGLLYLGMNTAGLFIHYLTDHAQRQVFLETRRCIQGRLKLEQENQRQERLVLSILPRFVALEMIADMSSLEDELNPQEFHKIYIHQYKDVSILFADIKGFTLLSMNLSAQDLVRTLNELFGRFDRLAEDHHCLRIKILGDCYYCVSGVPEPQPAHARYCVEMGLAMISTIRDVRKQLKFDMDMRIGIHTGSVLCGVLGLQKWQFDVWSWDVSIANMLEAGGIPGRIHISRATLDSLQGTYKTEDGHGRDRNEFLRRHNIDTFLICPQEGKDKVDHAEPPRVLKTNRTWNPEMPFGNAIDMNSILASFTNGSLPNIWLSTSKEINKRIQHAIEVRSSERMHKEHITPLTLVFKDTHIEDMFFQMRDEMFNSNLVCSFIMLLFLMAAQALIPAPRMFPAVLQFSVFLLIYMLLLLLALAEEFKWAPAALQHLCCWIHENNSARNLLTLTAILINFGLASTDMVWCLLASTGEADKMDRTNTASRPLTVCTYPEVFVLSVVIAMVTCAVFLRLNSLLKLAVLLLAVAVYSYLIHVAFLSLARHDVQQGSHYVRRKGISIIFMMMFIVAVFYNGRQWEATARLDFLWRLQAQQEVEDMRELREHNECLLNNILPMHVARHFLDRSKNDEELYSQSYNEVGVMFASIAGFNEYFEQKEIRHEGVDCLRLLDEIIAGFDELLEESYFHYVEKIKTIGSCYMAASGLAPDGQVGDPLASIDEWNHLSELVLFALAMQETLKEINRQCAKNFQLRVGIAHGPVVAGVIGATKPQYDIWGSTVNLASRMDSTGVSGRIQVPEATRRILAEWGFVLEFRGEIFVKGVSESQGKVRTYFISTMRSKMANVVTDGHTGARTAGRMTLAGVVFGMVQARNREKIREVNGGFSLAPCTL, from the exons ATGGTGACCTTCACGGAGACATCACAGGTTTCCCCTATGGGGCTGTGCGAGCCGCCCTGCCTGACGGCCTCCCTGTCACCCGGGCTGCGGCGGAAGAAGTTGCTGTGGCAGAATGCTGTGAAACACATCATCATCCAGCAGGAGCTCAGCGCTCAG GTTGGTGTGGAACCAGCACAAAAAATAAGTGTGACAGATGCCTACATGGAGGAGATCAACAGACAAATCCGCAACAAGGGCTCTCGTGGGGTCACGAAACGTCGCTCCTCCACATTCAGAGTCCACCCCTCCCAGCCCCGGGGCTCGACCTGTCCACGCAGCAGCCTCGGCGGTTGTGACTATGGCAGCGATGCCGACTTCTTTGTGCACTGGGGCCGCACTATTCACGGGGTCTACATACCCTCCCTGAGGCACACCTTCAAGTCCCGTGACCTGGAGAAACTCTACCAGCAGCACTCTTCTCACCAGAGACGCAACTCTCTAGCTATCACCAACGTAATCGACGCTGTGGCCAAGCTGCACGTGTTGGTTCTGTACCTGGCGTTGGCCCCTGAGGATTTAATAGACTCTGTGCGTGGCTGCCTGACAGGCCTTTTCATGATGTTCGCTATCGCACTGTGCATTGTGGTGTTGACCTGCAAAGACTCCTTGTCCCCGCGGTGGCTCCACTATGCTGGCCTGGCTAGCTGGCTATCGCAGACCACACAGGTGCTGGGAGGACTGGTATACGGACTAGAAAAAGACTCTTCGTGGTACGTCTTGTTCACGCTGTTCGCCACATACACGCTGCTGCCCTTACCTCTGCTGTGGGCCATGTGCGCCGGCTCCCTTACCTCAGTGCTGTACCTTCTGGTGGAGATAGTGCACTACTACAATGATGCAATGCTCTTGAGAAAG GTGTTTGCCAAAGGCCTGCTGTACCTGGGCATGAATACAGCCGGCCTGTTTATCCACTACTTGACAGATCACGCCCAGAGGCAGGTTTTCCTGGAGACACGGCGCTGCATTCAGGGTCGCCTCAAACTAGAGCAAGAGAACCAAAGACAG GAGCGTCTGGTGCTGTCAATCCTGCCTCGCTTTGTTGCCTTGGAGATGATCGCTGACATGAGCTCTTTGGAAGATGAACTCAATCCTCAGGAGTTTCACAAGATCTATATACACCAGTACAAAGAcgtcag caTCCTATTTGCAGACATCAAGGGCTTCACTCTATTGTCCATGAACCTGTCGGCTCAGGATCTGGTGCGAACCCTCAACGAGCTCTTTGGACGCTTTGACCGTCTGGCAGAG GATCACCACTGCCTGCGAATCAAGATACTGGGAGACTGTTACTACTGTGTGTCAGGTgtccctgagccacagccggccCATGCCCGGTACTGTGTGGAGATGGGCCTGGCTATGATCAGCACTATACG GGATGTGCGGAAGCAGTTAAAGTTTGACATGGACATGAGGATTGGGATCCACACAGGCTCTGTTCTATGTGGAGTTCTGGGGCTACAGAAATGGCAGTTTGACGTCTGGTCCTGGGACGTGAGCATCGCCAACATGCTGGAGGCCGGGGGAATACCAGG ACGCATCCACATCTCCAGGGCGACTCTGGACAGTCTACAGGGCACCTACAAGACAGAGGATGGCCATGGCCGCGACAGGAACGAGTTTCTAAGGCGGCACAACATCGACACTTTCCTGATCTGCCCTCAGGAGGGAAAGGACAAGGTTGACCACGCCGAGCCGCCCAGAGTCCTTAAAACGAACCGAACGTGGAACCCGGAGATGCCTTTCGGGAACGCCATTGACATGAACAGT ATCCTGGCTTCCTTTACAAACGGCTCGCTGCCCAACATATGGCTGTCGACCTCCAAAGAGATCAACAAACGCATCCAACATGCTATCGAGGTTCGCAGCAGTGAGCGTATGCACAAGGAGCACATCACCCCGCTCACCCTGGTGTTCAAGGACACGCACATCGAGGACATG TTCTTCCAGATGAGAGACGAAATGTTCAACTCCAACTTGGTCTGCTCCTTCATCATGCTCCTGTTTCTCATGGCTGCCCAGGCCCTCATCCCGGCTCCCAG GATGTTCCCGGCCGTCCTCCAGTTTTCCGTCTTCTTGCTGATctacatgctgctgctgctgttggcccTGGCTGAAGAGTTCAAGTGGGCTCCTGCTGCGCTGCAACACCTCTGCTGCTGGATCCATGAGAACAACAGCGCCCGCAACCTGCTCACCCTCACCGCCATCCTCATCAACTTTGGCTTGGCCTCCACTGACATG GTTTGGTGTCTTCTCGCGAGCACAGGAGAGGCCGACAAGATGGACAGAACTAACACAGCCTCGCGTCCCCTCACTGTCTGCACTTACCCTGAG gtgtttgtgttgagtGTTGTGATCGCCATGGTCACTTGTGCCGTGTTTCTGCGTCTGAACTCCCTGCTGAAGCTGGCGGTCTTGCTGCTGGCGGTGGCCGTGTACTCCTACCTCATCCACGTGGCCTTCCTCTCGCTCGCACGCCACGATGTGCAGCAAGG GTCTCATTATGTCCGGAGGAAAGGAATCTCCATTATCTTCATGATGATGTTTATTGTTGCCGTCTTCTACAATGGACGACAG TGGGAAGCCACTGCCAgactggacttcctgtggcgtcTGCAGGcccaacaggaagtggaggacaTGAGAGAGCTGCGGGAACACAACGAGTGTTTGTTAAACAACATCCTGCCGATGCACGTCGCCCGACATTTCCTGGACCGGAGCAAGAATGACGAG GAGCTTTACTCCCAGTCCTACAATGAAGTGGGTGTTATGTTTGCCTCCATCGCTGGGTTCAATGAGTATTTTGAGCAGAAGGAAATCAGACACGAAGGAGTGGACTGCCTACGACTGCTCGATGAGATCATCGCTGGCTTTGATGAG TTGCTGGAGGAGTCGTACTTCCACTATGTGGAGAAGATTAAGACCATCGGGAGCTGCTACATGGCGGCTTCTGGCTTAGCTCCAGACGGCCAGGTGGGAGATCCTCTc gcGTCCATAGATGAATGGAATCACCTGAGCGAGCTGGTTTTGTTTGCGTTGGCAATGCAGGAGACCTTGAAAGAGATTAACAGGCAGTGTGCCAAAAACTTTCAACTGCGTGTGG GCATTGCCCATGGGCCGGTGGTGGCGGGTGTGATCGGTGCCACCAAGCCGCAGTATGACATCTGGGGGTCGACAGTGAACCTGGCCAGTCGCATGGACAGCACAGGGGTGAGCGGCCGCATACAGGTACCTGAGGCCACGAGGAGGATCCTGGCTGAATGGGGCTTTGTGCTGGAGTTCCGTGGGGAAATCTTTGTCAAAGGG GTGAGTGAGAGCCAGGGCAAAGTCCGCACCTATTTCATCAGCACCATGCGCAGTAAGATGGCCAACGTGGTGACAGATGGCCACACAGGGGCCCGCACGGCAGGACGCATGACGCTGGCAGGAGTGGTGTTTGGTATGGTG